ACGGTTTTGACTATGAATCTTGCGCGGTGATGTCTTCAATTCACAATCAGACCCAGGACATCGCGACTGGCGTGGACACCGGCGGAGCAGGAGATCAGGGAATGATGTTCGGTTTCGCTTGCAAAGAAACAAAAGAGCTGATGCCCCTTCCCATAATGCTCGCTCATAAATTGACCAGGAGATTAGCCGAGGTTAGAAAGACCACAAAAGGATGCCGGGTTTGGCCCGACGGAAAATCTCAGGTGACGGTAGAATACAACAAAGAACGAAAACCCGTGCGCATAGATACGGTAGTCGTGAGCACCCAGCATAGTGCTGATTTCAAAAAAGCGGAGTTGGATGATTTTATTAGAAACGAAGTTATATTTAAAACTCTACCAATGGAAATGATCGACAATGACATGAAAATATTCATCAATCCTACGGGTAAGTTTGTAAACGGCGGTCCAGCAGCGGATTCCGGTCTTACGGGTAGAAAGATAATGGTCGACACATACGGAGGATACGCAAGACACGGAGGGGGAGCTTTTTCCGGTAAAGACCCGACCAAAGTCGACAGAAGCGGAGCTTACATGGCCCGTTATCTGGCTAAAAATGTCGTCGCGGCAGGTTTGGCAGAAAAGTGTGAGATTCAGATTGCCTACGCCATCGGAATCGCGAGGCCGGTATCTGTTTTCATAGAGACTTTCGGCACGGGTAAGACCCCAGATGAGGAAATAGCGAAAAAAATTCAGGAGATTGTGGATTTGACACCTCAAGGTATAATCCAGAGGTTTAAATTGACGAGACCGATTTACAGGAATACCTCCGTCTACGGCCATTTCGGGAGGGAAAACGAAGGTTTCCCATGGGAAGTTATAGACCTCGTCAAGGATCTGAAATAGATTGCAAAAGTGAAATATGCGTCCGGGATAAGATTCTTTATTATAGTAATAACCGCCGGGCTTTCTCTTACTTGTGTCGCTTCTGTCGTTCTGATTGACAGATCAATCGCTTTAGCGAGAGAATCAATTTCGTTTTCAATCGACGCCGAAATGGAGACCCTTGAAAGATATTTAGTCGAAACAGGCTCCGATGATCTCTCTTTTGGGAGATCTTATTTCGATTTTATATCCAAGGACAGTTCACTCTTGATCGGTGAAAATGCCTTTGTCTCAAGCGTCAACCTGCCCGACGGGAGTAAAATTTACTTCGGTAGAAGCGCTGAGGATTTTGAAAAGATCAACTTTTACAAAAATACAATAATCGCAGCTCTTGCGGGTATAGTTGTCCTATCGCTTATCTCGGTCGTTTTATTCACCAGAGAGAATGTGATGAAACCTTTTAAAATCATGGGAGACCTCACTGGTACTTCACCGGAGCCTGAGGAACTCATAGAAAATATGAGAAGCATCATCAACGATCTCGAAGAAAAGAAAAATGAACTTGAAAATCTGTATTCGGCGGAAAAAAACAAAGCGAGGGATCTCGCTCTGAGAAGCCGAGCAGTGATTCAAAGTCTTGAAGCTGGAATAATTGACGTCGATGCTGAAGCCAACATAATACAAGCAAATCAAGGTTTTTTTAATATCTCGGGAGAACATGAACTGAGCGGAAATTTAATAAATTCTCGGGTTGGAGAAAATATAAAAAGCGCGATATTCGACTGTCTGAAGGATAAAAAATCAACCAAATCGAGACTGGAAATCAGAGGAAGGATAATTGATGAAATTGTTTCGCCTGTCCTCGAATCAGAGAGAATAGTCGGAGCCGTCGCCGTTTTTTACGATATTACAGACACTGTCCTGCTCGAGAGAATGCTGTCGACGAGGGAAAAAATGCTTTCTCTGTCCGAAATATCTGCAGGGGTGTCTCATGAATTCAGAAACTCCGCCGGAGTCCTGATCGCTTTAGCGAGCGCTATATACCAGAAGCAAAGCGACGAAAACGCGAAAATGCTTCTCGAAGAAACCAAATCCCTGGTTGGTATAATAGAAAATTTTTCTGAGCTCGCCCGGAAAAAAGATAAATCTTTCGCCGAATTCGACCTGAAAAAAATGACGGATGAAATAAAAAAATACTACAATTGGAATTTCAAAACAGACATCAGACATTTCATGTTCATGGGTGATAGAGATTTGATCCGAAGAGCTCTAATAAATGTCTTGCAGAATTCCGTTGAAGCTTCAAGAAACAGGGAATCGGAAATTTTAGTCAAAGCTGATAAACTGAACAGCTGGCAGAGAATCGAGATCACCGACAAGGCCGGAGGGATGAATGATGAAGATTTGGAAAAAATCAAAGCTCCATTTTTTTCTTCAAAAAAGGAAGGGATCGGCTTGGGACTTTCTATTGTCGAGAAAATAATGCAAATGCACAAGGGATCTCTTGAAATAAAAAACTTTGATGGAGGTTTGAAAGTTACGATGTCCTGGAGCTGCGGTGAGTAAAATTTTAATTGTTGAAGACAAGAAAAATTTAAGAATAGCTCTGAGTAACTTCCTCAAGGAAAACGATTTTGTTGTCTCAGAAACGGATGGCGTCGAAACTGCAAAAAACATTCTTGACAGGGAGTTTTTTCAAGCGGCTGTTATCGACATAAGACTGTCTGACGGGAACGGACTCGAAATCCTGGATTTTATCAGAAATTCAAAAAAAGACCTGATAGTCATCATGATGAGCGCTTACGGAGACATACCAGTGGCGGTTTCAGCTATAAAAAAAGGCGCGAAAGACTTTGTCACAAAACCTTTTGAACCCATGGAATTGCTTCAAATTTTGCAAAGAGAGATTTCCCTTTCTGCTGTTGGAAAAGAGAATCCGATGGAAATGTCTGAAACGGTGGGGACATCAAAACTATGGCTTGATGTACTTAAGCTCGCCAGGGATGTCGCGAAAATAGACAGTACAGTTTTGATTTCGGGTGAAACAGGATCGGGAAAAGAAGTTGTCGCCCGTTATATTCACCTAAACAGCAAAAGGGCAAAAGCGCCTTTTATCCCTGTAAACTGCGCCGCCCTGCCGAAAGAACTCGTCGAGAGCGAGCTTTTTGGAGCCGAGGCGGGGGCGTACACCGGGGCGGAAAGAGCGAGGACAGGAAAATTCGAATCAGCTCACGGAGGCACGATATTTTTAGACGAAATAGGCGATCTTTCGGATGAAGCACAGGCAAAGATATTGCGAATACTCGAGACAAAAAAAGTGCAAAGGCTTGGAAGTTCGACGCCGATAGAAGTTGACACAAGAATAATTTCAGCGACAAATAAAAATCTGAGCGAAGAGATAAAAAGAGGGAGGTTCAGGGAAGACCTTTTTTACAGAATTTCGGTTTTTCCTATAGAAGTTCCGCCACTCAGAGACAGGCCTGAAGATATTTCAAGCATAGCGAAATACCTGATAGGCAAAATAGCTTCAAAACTTGAAAGAGATTTCGATGATGAAATTCCGAGTCCTGTTCTTGACAGGCTTGTCTCCCATGATTGGCCTGGAAACGTCAGAGAACTGTCAAATGTAATGGAGAGAGCCATGATACTTTCGGGCGGAAGAGTTATAGACCCTGAAAAGATTTTTATACCGGAAAAGGAAAGAGAGTCTGATATTCACAGAGCGGTCATGGACAGAGAGAGAGAAATTATTGTAAAAGCTCTCAAGAAAACCGGATGGAACAGAACGGAAGCCGCAAAAACACTCGGCATAAGCTACAGATCCTTGCTCGAGAAGATAAAAAAGTATAAAATAGTTAAAAAAACTTGACAAGATTTGATCTACGTGAAAAAATCTTCCGATTTAATATAAAACAGGAGATAATATGTCATATAAATGTGAAATTTGCGGGAAAGCACCGAGCGTTGGAAACAATGTCAGCCACGCGAACAATAGAACAAAGAGAAGATTCCTCCCGAATCTACAAAAGATCAAAGTGTTAGATCAAAAAGGGAAAACCGTAAAATTGTTGGTTTGTACTTCTTGCATAAAAGCAGGAAAAGTCAATAAATCTCAATAGACTTACCCAATGAGTTCCAGAATCAAGATTCTGGTTTTCGGTGTTTTTTTTGTCTTCCTCGAACTCTTCCTTTTAGCTCTAATCTCCTGTAACTACACCGCCTCTCAGACTGGGACAAACCGCCCTATAAGAGTAACAAGTTTTCAAACGGAAGACGGCGGATTCAAAAGGTCTGTCTTTTACGGAAGAGATATAATCCAATCCGAGCTGATATATCCGCATCCAATTTGTACGGTTCCAAGTTACGCCGCTTTCCAAGTTAAACCTCTGACACCAGACGAGATTCTCGACGTTTCTTCCCTGCGTTCTCAAGGCTCTACAGAAGTCTCGATTTATACTTGCACCGATTCTTTCCGAATGTACTTTGACGTCAAAGGAGGACAATTCGAGATTCCTTTCAACGGAATTGATTATTCCCCTTTAAGAATAGTCGTAAAACGCGGAGATCGGCAGGAAGAATTTATGCTGACCCTATATTCTGAGAGATGGATGGAGGTTTTTTGCGATTGGAATATTCAGTGCGCAATTCTTTGGGAAGGCGCGAGACCGAGGTATTGGACAACAGTGTCCACTGGTAAAGACAACTGGACGAAAGCTGAGCACTGCAGAATATTCTCAAAAAGCCCGGTGGCTTATTTTGTGCTCAACAGAGCTCCCATGAGGTACTGGCTCGGATTCCAAGAAATTCACGGAACAATAAACGGCACCCACGCACCTCTTTCCGGTACATGGTGGAGGTTGGGAAGGCAGGGAAGCCACGGTTGTATAAGAAATCCACTTGCGGAGAACTTTTACGCTCTTCTCGACACAGGGCATAGGGTTGAGTTGCACTACAGCTATTCAGAGGGATTTTCTCTGAGAGAGATAAATCCAGCATGGGAATACATAGTTTTGGAACCCCTTGACACCCTTCAAGACACCATGTCGAATAAAGTATACACCGACGAAGCGAGAAAAAGGCTTTTACCGATTTTCAACGAAATAATTCAAAACGAGCGAAATCATTCAGATTTGTAATTTGTCTTTAAAATATTTAGCGTTCCACCTGTAGATCAGCGAAGGTATAAAATCCCTTTTTTGAATTTCGTGTTGTTTTAAAATCAAAAATATAAACCAAGACATCAAGACGATACCTTTAAAGACACTGCTTACGCTGATGCTCCACCATACTCCATCCAACCCCAGAAACTTTTCCGAAAGAAAATAGGCGGCGGGTATGCGAAGACCGGTGAAAATAATTGACACTATCGAAGGGGGGAGTGTTTTCCCGATTCCATTGAACGCTCCTGCCGATGTTATCTCGAAACACATGAAAATCTGCGAAAAGGACAGTATCTTCAAATAAGAAACCCCGTGATTTATGGTTTCTGCGTCTTTTACAAAAAAGGACATTATCCGGTCAGGAAAGAAAAAAAGAACGGCAAATGATATAATACCAATTCCCGTCATCAGCACAAGGGATTCAGAATAACCTTTGACTATTCTGTTCCATTTCAGAGTTCCGAAGTTTTGACCCGTGAATGCGCAAAGGGCAGTTGAAAAGCCGCTGGCAGTCATATACGAAATGCCTTCTACCTGAATTCCAATTTTCTGTGCCGCGATTGGAAGCGCGCCGTATCTTGCCACTACTCTGGCGAGTAAAATCGCGATCAGAGTGAAGGACATGGATTGCAGAGCGACTGGGGAGCCGAATTTGACGATTCCGGTGATGTGTTTTATCGACATTTTTTTGAAAAACTGGAATTTTTTAAAAGGAATTCTTTTCAACCTCATGTAGACAACGAAAATCAAAGTGACAAGCGCTTGAGACAGAATTGTCGACAATGCCGCTCCTGCTACACCGAGTTTAGGAAAACCAAGAAGTCCGAATATCAGGAAAGGGTCCAACACAATGTTCGCGATTATTCCGATTGAATTTATGACAAAAGGCGTTTTGCTGTTTCCTGTGCCGTTAAAAATTCCCGAAAGAACAGGATTTACGAACATGAAAATCGTACCAAAGGAAATTATTGCGGCATAAATTTCAGCCCCGGACACAACGTCGGGTCTTTCGAATCCGTAAAACGCGATAAAATATTTTCTAGAGAAAAAGATGAACAAACCATAGAAAACGGCTGATATCAGATTTATTTGAAGCGCATTTCTCGCGTAATTTACCGCGGAGTCAAAATCGTTCCTGCCTATAGACTGAGCCACCCATATCTCCGCTCCGACCTTGGATACGAGTATGAAGGAAAACCCGAGCCATACCAAAAAACTCGCTGTTCCGACTGCCGCTACAGCCTCGCTGCTGAGTTTGCCAATCCAGAGCATATCGGTCACACCGTATGCAAGGTGTATGATGGAAGTGCCTATGACTGGGAGGGCAACTTTGATTATTTTAGGGAGTATCGAACCATTGGTCAAATCGACAGAAATTATTTTGTTTTGGTTGTCCATGTTTTAAAATAGAAAGTATAAACCAGCTCGTATATTTTTAAAAGGAGAGAAAATTGCCCAAGGATCTTCATCAAACGTATCTGTTGAAGAAAGCTTTGATATTCGACCTATTCCACACCCTTATTTGTCTTGAAGACAGCGGAAGCGATTTCAGAGCGACTCACGAAATAATAGGAGTATCGCGTGATGATTGGGAGCGACAGTTGTTTTCCGACGTTGACGACAAGTTGAAGGGAAAAGAAAAAAATCCGTTTAAAATCATGGAGAAAATGATCAGAGCCTTAAAACCGACAATAGAAAAAGAATATATTGAGACAGCTCTTGAGCACAGAAGGAGAAGGTTTGAAAAGGCTTTCAGGGAAGTTCCTGAAGTGACCATGAAGTCTTTGAAAATCTTCAAAGAGGGGGGAAAAAAAATCGGCTTGATTAGCAACGCCGATATCTTAGAAATGACTGGCTGGGAAGAATCGCCTTTGAAAAAATTCATAGATATCCCGATATTTTCCTGCCAAGTGGGTTATATGAAACCTGAAAAAGAGATATACGAGTTGTGCATGAGGGAACTCGGTGTGAGCAAGGAAGAATGTCTGTTCATCGGAGACGGCGGGAGCCAAGAGCTTCAGGGTGCTGTGAACATGGGTATTGAAACTGTTATGATAACCGGTTTTATTGAAAAAAGATGGCCTCATCTTATAAATGAAAGAAAGAAACACGCCTGCTTCGTCATAAAAAATCTTGACGAACTGGCGTGCTTATCTGATTAGCTAATATCTAACTCTTAGTCAGATAACCATGATTCTCGTTTTCAGGGGTATCTGTTCTGCCTGGTTTAT
This genomic interval from candidate division WOR-3 bacterium contains the following:
- a CDS encoding GHKL domain-containing protein, with the translated sequence MKYASGIRFFIIVITAGLSLTCVASVVLIDRSIALARESISFSIDAEMETLERYLVETGSDDLSFGRSYFDFISKDSSLLIGENAFVSSVNLPDGSKIYFGRSAEDFEKINFYKNTIIAALAGIVVLSLISVVLFTRENVMKPFKIMGDLTGTSPEPEELIENMRSIINDLEEKKNELENLYSAEKNKARDLALRSRAVIQSLEAGIIDVDAEANIIQANQGFFNISGEHELSGNLINSRVGENIKSAIFDCLKDKKSTKSRLEIRGRIIDEIVSPVLESERIVGAVAVFYDITDTVLLERMLSTREKMLSLSEISAGVSHEFRNSAGVLIALASAIYQKQSDENAKMLLEETKSLVGIIENFSELARKKDKSFAEFDLKKMTDEIKKYYNWNFKTDIRHFMFMGDRDLIRRALINVLQNSVEASRNRESEILVKADKLNSWQRIEITDKAGGMNDEDLEKIKAPFFSSKKEGIGLGLSIVEKIMQMHKGSLEIKNFDGGLKVTMSWSCGE
- a CDS encoding L,D-transpeptidase, translated to MSSRIKILVFGVFFVFLELFLLALISCNYTASQTGTNRPIRVTSFQTEDGGFKRSVFYGRDIIQSELIYPHPICTVPSYAAFQVKPLTPDEILDVSSLRSQGSTEVSIYTCTDSFRMYFDVKGGQFEIPFNGIDYSPLRIVVKRGDRQEEFMLTLYSERWMEVFCDWNIQCAILWEGARPRYWTTVSTGKDNWTKAEHCRIFSKSPVAYFVLNRAPMRYWLGFQEIHGTINGTHAPLSGTWWRLGRQGSHGCIRNPLAENFYALLDTGHRVELHYSYSEGFSLREINPAWEYIVLEPLDTLQDTMSNKVYTDEARKRLLPIFNEIIQNERNHSDL
- a CDS encoding sigma-54-dependent Fis family transcriptional regulator encodes the protein MSKILIVEDKKNLRIALSNFLKENDFVVSETDGVETAKNILDREFFQAAVIDIRLSDGNGLEILDFIRNSKKDLIVIMMSAYGDIPVAVSAIKKGAKDFVTKPFEPMELLQILQREISLSAVGKENPMEMSETVGTSKLWLDVLKLARDVAKIDSTVLISGETGSGKEVVARYIHLNSKRAKAPFIPVNCAALPKELVESELFGAEAGAYTGAERARTGKFESAHGGTIFLDEIGDLSDEAQAKILRILETKKVQRLGSSTPIEVDTRIISATNKNLSEEIKRGRFREDLFYRISVFPIEVPPLRDRPEDISSIAKYLIGKIASKLERDFDDEIPSPVLDRLVSHDWPGNVRELSNVMERAMILSGGRVIDPEKIFIPEKERESDIHRAVMDREREIIVKALKKTGWNRTEAAKTLGISYRSLLEKIKKYKIVKKT
- a CDS encoding MATE family efflux transporter, whose amino-acid sequence is MISVDLTNGSILPKIIKVALPVIGTSIIHLAYGVTDMLWIGKLSSEAVAAVGTASFLVWLGFSFILVSKVGAEIWVAQSIGRNDFDSAVNYARNALQINLISAVFYGLFIFFSRKYFIAFYGFERPDVVSGAEIYAAIISFGTIFMFVNPVLSGIFNGTGNSKTPFVINSIGIIANIVLDPFLIFGLLGFPKLGVAGAALSTILSQALVTLIFVVYMRLKRIPFKKFQFFKKMSIKHITGIVKFGSPVALQSMSFTLIAILLARVVARYGALPIAAQKIGIQVEGISYMTASGFSTALCAFTGQNFGTLKWNRIVKGYSESLVLMTGIGIISFAVLFFFPDRIMSFFVKDAETINHGVSYLKILSFSQIFMCFEITSAGAFNGIGKTLPPSIVSIIFTGLRIPAAYFLSEKFLGLDGVWWSISVSSVFKGIVLMSWFIFLILKQHEIQKRDFIPSLIYRWNAKYFKDKLQI
- a CDS encoding HAD family hydrolase, whose product is MPKDLHQTYLLKKALIFDLFHTLICLEDSGSDFRATHEIIGVSRDDWERQLFSDVDDKLKGKEKNPFKIMEKMIRALKPTIEKEYIETALEHRRRRFEKAFREVPEVTMKSLKIFKEGGKKIGLISNADILEMTGWEESPLKKFIDIPIFSCQVGYMKPEKEIYELCMRELGVSKEECLFIGDGGSQELQGAVNMGIETVMITGFIEKRWPHLINERKKHACFVIKNLDELACLSD
- a CDS encoding 50S ribosomal protein L28 codes for the protein MSYKCEICGKAPSVGNNVSHANNRTKRRFLPNLQKIKVLDQKGKTVKLLVCTSCIKAGKVNKSQ
- a CDS encoding methionine adenosyltransferase, yielding MEKYLFTSESVTEGHPDKLCDQISDAILDGVLTKDHDGRVACETLTTTGLIMIVGEITTSAYVEFQQIARKVVMEAGYDDPKYGFDYESCAVMSSIHNQTQDIATGVDTGGAGDQGMMFGFACKETKELMPLPIMLAHKLTRRLAEVRKTTKGCRVWPDGKSQVTVEYNKERKPVRIDTVVVSTQHSADFKKAELDDFIRNEVIFKTLPMEMIDNDMKIFINPTGKFVNGGPAADSGLTGRKIMVDTYGGYARHGGGAFSGKDPTKVDRSGAYMARYLAKNVVAAGLAEKCEIQIAYAIGIARPVSVFIETFGTGKTPDEEIAKKIQEIVDLTPQGIIQRFKLTRPIYRNTSVYGHFGRENEGFPWEVIDLVKDLK